GATCATCAGATGGAGAAGTTTTGGATAGCGGTGTGCTGGGCATGACTGACGAGCAAGAGTTGCTGGGAAAAGGCAAACTGATCCATACCAATGAGAGGAATGGGGCACCACTGCTTTTGCTTGATGGTGTGGCAGTGAAGTTCTTTCCCAGACGCTCGCCGCTGGTGCATTTGATGAGGGTGGCCTGCAAAGGAACAAAGGCGCACAAGCAATGGAATGCCGCAAGTGCCTTGAGGAAGATAGGTCTACAGACACCGGAGCCAGTAGAGGTGAAAGTCTTTGGTTTTCAGGGTGACTATGAAGCTGCCTACCTCTATCGATTTCTGGAGAATGCGAAGCCACTTCATCAGGCGCTTCTAGATGGTGATCGACCATTGCTACTTAGCACGCTGGCAGAAGAACTGGCGCTGATGGCGCAATCTGGATTCTTATTTGTGGATTTCCACTTGGGCAATGTCTTGGTGGATGAGTTAGGCAAGCTTTGGTGGATTGACCCTGAGATGACCTTTTCTGCTGCTGAGATACGCAAGAAGTTCTGGTCGCGCATGGAAAGAATGCACCACAAGTGCGACCCTGGTGTGCTCAGTGACGATGAATGGAGTTTCTTTGTTAGGATGCTCAATGAGAAGCTTCCTGAAGACCTGAAGAGGATCTAGTCTTTGGCTCTCAATCTAGGAAGAAGACTAGCTAGGTCATCTAGGCACTTGCTCTTGAAGGCTTGAATGCGTTCTTTGATCAGAGGAGTCTGGTCCTTGAAAGATTCAATATCCTCAATGCTGACCTTATCTAGCTCTTGTACAGAGCATGGAAGATTGGCGTCGATGACAAATGCTTTGGTTTTCGCCCGGTTGTCTATGGGGATTACAGCTGTTCCTGCGAGTGAGCTGAAGATGATGCAGTGAAGTCGATTGGTGATCACGAAGCGCATTTCAGAGAGCAACTGTACTGCTTGTTTCCAGGAATCTGGAGCGATGCATTTGATGCCTGTAAGTTCCTCAATCTGAGCGATAAGTTTTCTGTCCTCTACTTCGCACGTGCTGATGACTGTGGGTTCCAGCCCCGCTTCCTTGATGGTCTTAATGAGTTGAGCGACTTGGGGTGCACGTGCGCCACCAGAGCGTGTGACGCAAATGCCGACTTTGTTAGAGTTGCTTGAGTCTGATAGGGAGAGGGTGCTTAGGTGGTCAGCCATGCTCCAGACAATGTCACACGTGGAGACAGCTTCCGTGCCAGAGGTCTCGATGATTTTATGTGAGAGTGCATCTCGTACTGGGATTGGGGTCTCTAGCTGCTGGGTCAAGTTGGCGAACGCTGGTTCTCCTATGCAGTCGACGGTTTGCTTTGTTAGCGAAAAGGGGTAGGCGTAGACCTTGCAGCCCACTTTTTTAGTGGCAACTAATTGGGCAAACATGTTTAGGTGCAGATCACCACGTCCCCACTGGGCACCTCCTGCGAAGTAGGCCGCGGTCGCTCCCGTGAGAGTGCTTTTAAAAGCTTCATCCTGCAGCAATTTGTCTGCGGTCTTCTCGATCAAGGAAGCGTGAGTTTTCTGTAAAAGACTCTGACTCAAACCGAGCTTGTACATGAGGCGGAACCATCGAGGTCTGCGGTAGGATGGTGGGGCCCCAGCATTGTCCATCGGGACGAGCAGCTCATTTGTAAAAGGCTCGATACGTTGTGGGTCGATGCCTTTGTTTCCGTGATACAGGAATCTCACCTCATGGTCCGGGTGAAGCTTAGCCAGACTGACGCCCATTGCCTCAAGAATCGCATAATCACCGATGTTCCCTTTAAGATTGGCGCAAAGAATCAGGACGTAAGGTTTCATAAAATTGGAAGTAATCAATGAGGATAAAGCTTAACGGGCGCTCTCTCTCATGCGCTCGAGCATGATATTGGCTGTGTTGTAGCGGTCTTCAGCTTCAAGCCAATGAGTAATGCTGTTCTGAAGTGCTTCGTGACTGCTTAGGTGTTGAGCGATAGATTTTGCCAGCTCATCGACACCGCAGTCTTGAGAGACGGTCTGACAACCAGCTTCGGAGACATATTGCGCGTAGCCGCAGTTCTCTGTGCAAACGACCGGGAGTCGATAGGTCAAAGCTTCCAGCAAGACCATGCCGGCTGTCTCTTGGCGTGCTGGGTGCACGAGCAGATCGGTCGCCGCCATCCATGCTGGAATGTCATCACGAGGACCGGGAATGCGAACTCGGTCAGCCACACCTAGCTCCTTGGCTAGCTTGAGGTAGGCCGTCGGGTCGTACTGACCGCAGGCTACGAGTACGCTATTTGTGTCTGGTAGCTTGGAGAGTGCCTGGATGGCGATGTCCAATCCCTTGCGTTTGAAATCAGATCCAACAAAGAGGAGGAGATTAGCATTGGACGGAAGATCTAGCTCGGTGAGTAATTTGGTTTTGAGGCTGTCTTTGTCGAGTTCCTGAGTCTCTGGCTTTTTTAGCCATGGCGGAAGCAGGGTGTAGTGTTCCTTAGTGAGGGGGTAAAACTTCTTGTAGGCAGGGATCTCCGAGGCGGCTAGATAGAAGATGTGGGTCTTCGCATGATCTCCAAAAAGGCTATTTTCGGTCTCCAGCAGGTAGCGGTATCGGGGCAGCATCGCTAGCCAAGACGGCTTGGTGCGGGTGAAGCGCTCCTTGTAGCATGGGTCTCCACAGAAGTGGAACGGAGTACCGGGTACACGGCTGAAGCAGATCGCTGTATCCAGTTTCTCTTTGCTATAGAGTTCTTGGCAATCCTGAGCAAAGAGTTTGGCTTTCTGGTGGTTGCGGCCTCCTCCGCTATTCAGGACGATGATTTTAATATCGTCCGGGCGGGGGCCGTCCCACCGGGAGACTGCCAAGATGGGCTCGTCACCAGCTTCCTTGGCGGCATGAGCGAGCCTGAGAGCGTCGCGTTGGAGCCCGCCGTAGGGGAAGTAGTGTTGTAGGAAAATGCCCAGCCTCATAGAGATCCTGAATATAGGAATGGGAACAGGGCTGCCAAGAGCAATCGTGTTCTCCAGTGTAGTGAGCATCCCTCGGGGCTTGACCGTAGGGCTCTTGTCATATCTGCTCTGGGCAGATGATCGATCTATCTCCCGAGATGCAGCGCTGCTTCCCAGAGCCGGGTTCCTTTGAAAAGGTGCTTGAGGCTGAGGGAGATGTTGTCCGTGCCAAGGAGGGGAGAAGGACCTTTCGTTTTGAGTTCGAGGGCAAAGGCTACTTTGCCAAAGTGCATCTGGGAATTGGCTGGGGTGAAGTGTTCAAGAATCTTACTCAGTTCCGCTGTCCGGTGGTTGATGCCTCCAATGAGTGGAAGGCGGTGTCCCTGCTGGAGAGTGTGGGAGTAGAAACCGTGAGCCTCGTAGGTAAGGGGGCTCGTGGAGCCAATCCGGCTAAGCGTCAGTCCTTTGTCATCATGGACGAGCTAAAGGAGAAGGTCGAACTTGAGGATTTCATGAAGGAGTACGGTGGACTCACAGGTTCCAAGCGCCTGAAGCTGAAGCGTACTCTTGTTCGCCAGGTGGCGGATATTGGCCGCAGGATGCATGGCGCAGGCATGAACCACCGTGATTTTTATCTCTGTCACTTTCACATCGGGGAGCGAGATTGGTCCACATGGACGGAAGATCAGAAAATCCGTCTGCCTTTGCTGGATCTTCACCGTGCTCAGATCAGAGGGAAGGTGCCGCACCGCTGGCTGGCCAAGGATTTAGGGGCTCTCTTCTACTCGGCTATCGACTGCGGTATTACGGACCGAGATATGGTGGCCTTCTTGAGAGGCTACTTAGGGGAGCAGTGGAAAAGCGAGCTGAAGAAGGATGCTGCTCTGTGGGATTCCGTGGTGTCCAGAGCTAGGGGGTTTTACCGAAAACATCGCGGAAAGCTTCCTGTGCTTCCGGGTGTGTTTGCCAATTTGCCATAAAGCGCTTGCGGTCTTTCTCCGCTGCTGGCTGATAGCTCTTTTGGCTTTGATGAAGGATGGCGGCGTCGTTGTCGATAAAGGTGGGGCTGAGCGTGTCGTCGAGAATGATATTGGTCGCCTTGAAGTCACCGTGCGTGATTCGCTTCTTTTCCATCGTGAAAAAAACTACCTGCAACTTTGCAGCGATCTCTTTCAATTGATCGCTATCAAGCGCTTGTCGTTGCACAAGGCTCAGCAGGTCTTCACCAACGGCATTTTCCATCAGTAGAGCAGCCCGGGCGGGGATGCCCATCGGGCGCTCCTCGACGATGGCCAGAGGCCGTGCGATCGGAATGCCTGCCTCCAACATGGCATGGCCTGTCTCCCAGCTTTGGAAGGCACGTGAGCGGGTGAGCGCGTAGCGGAGCCTGCGGTGAAATGGCATCTTTTTGTAGATCTTGGCCACGTAGGAAATGCCCTCCAGATCAATGCGGGTAACGGTAGAGCGTGACCCTTGTTTCAGGCTTTCTCCTGGGGCGATCCAGGTTTTCTCCAGACTGGTCATGTAGGCGCGCAATGCGGGGGAGCAATCGCTCAGGCAAAGGCTTTTACAAGAGGGGAGATTAAGGGATTCGAAGTCTGGCATGGGTACAGGCGCTGGAGTGTGCCTGCGTTTATACATTCTGAGCAATCGAGGGCAAGGCTGGGCTGGGGAGCCTAATAGATGTGACACATGTGTTGCGCTTCCGTTTTTCAGCAGCAGTGAAGTCGGTGCTACTGCTGTTCGATTGCTGCCGGGGCAGCGCAACACACACAAGACGATGAAGCAAATACTCTGCATGAAATGGGGGACGGCCTACAGTGCCAAGGATGTGAACATTCTCTATGGCATGGTGTCGAGAAATGTGAGCGGTGAGTTTCGTTTCTATTGTTTCACGGATGATGAATCAGGAATCCGGGAGGAGGTTACTTGTCTACCTCTTCCTGAATTGGGGTGTGAGATCCCGAAGGATGTCCCTGGCAAATGGCCTAAGAGTGCTCTTTGGGGAAAAGAGCTTTTCGGGCTGGAGGGTGTGGCTCTCTTTATCGATCTGGATACCGTGATCGTGGATAACATCGATGGCTACTTCGAGTACGGTGATCCGCAGGATGTGATCACGGCACGTAACTGGCTCTACTTCCGCAAGAGTGCCCAGACCTCGGTTTTTCGTTTTCCCATCGGCGGGCATGCTTATATGTTAGAGAACTTGCGTGCTGACTCAGTGGGGATTTCCCGCAAGTATCGATTTGAGCAAAATTACGTGACCCACGGAGTCAAGGGCGGCGTTAAATTCTGGCCGGAAGATTGGACGAAGCATTTTCGAGTTCATTGCATGGGGACGGCTCTTACTCGCTACTTCCGTCCACCCGTGGTGCCCAGAGGAGCAAAGATGATTACCTTTCCGGGGATCCCCAAGCCTGAGAATGCTGCCCAGGGCAAATGGAAGCCACATGAACCTGTCCGGACTCCAACTGAGCACTTGAAGTGGGTGGGTACACAGCTGCTTGGTGGAAAGAAGTGGCGCCGCCACTTGTCTCGCTACATTCAAAAAGCCGACTGGGTAGGCGAGCATTGGAGGGCCTAAGCCGGCAAGGGCGAAATTATCCTGCTAGAGGATAGGGGCCCGGTAGGCGTTGAGCAGCAAAGTGATCTGCTTGGACGGTGTGTCCAGCAGTCGCTTGGCAAACTGACCTTCGGTTAGATTGTCTTCGTAGTAGCGAAGTGCGGCAGCCCGCATCTTCAGTACTTCGGTTTCAGGCATCTCCACGGCTCGCTGGATAGCTTGTCTGAGGGTCTCCTCATCATGGAAGGTGAGGCAGTTTTCGCCGTCGATCAGTTCAGGTGTGAGGTACTTGTGGTACTGAATGATTGGGATGCTTCCACAGGAGAGTGCTTCGACCAGATTGTGGCAGAGAGGCATTCTGGTGCCTGGGCAAGCCAGGAAGAAATCTGCCTGCATGATGGTATCCAGCCAGTGCGCGAATGGGATTTTGAAGTGCTGAGTTTCTACGCAGGCGAAGGTGATTGGTGGGAGTTCATTGAAGCTCTCTCGGATCATCTGCTGCTGCTTAGCTGGCAGGAAGCTTTTCACCGTTTCCAAGACATGGACACGGTTCATGACTTTGTAGACTTGATTGACGGAGCTGTCGCCATAACTACTGACGCGTGTATTGCCGCCGAAGAAAATACGAGTATTTCGCGATTTGGAGTCATCCACCTGAGGCGGAAATTCTTCCTGAGTGCTGATCTCTGGGTGAACGAAGAAGGGTAGCGGAATCTCAGAGGTGTTCTCAGGTCGTCGCTTCTTGTAGCTGATGCGAATGACGCGTTCCGCCAAGGCTGGTTGCTCATGGATGAGCTTGTCCGTGATGTAGATGAAGGGGCGGTCGATCTCCTTGAGGCTGGAGATGGTGCTAAAGGGCATGTCCAGCAGCTTGACCTTGTAGCGTTTCTTACGGACCGTGGCCAAGAATCGGTAGTTGGCCATGTAATGAGGGGTGTAGCCTTGGGTATGGAAATCTTTAACGATGTGGTAGAGGTAACGCCCCATGACATTGTCAATCTGGGTGTTCACCATGTCGAAAACCACAAGGGGCCCATCCAGGACGCCTTTGCGTTTAGATAGCTCGGCGTATGTACGGATGTGGGAGGGGAGTACATAGCTGCGCAAGGCGTGACTGGTGTACTCCAGTGACTTGAGTAAGGATGCCATGTCTAGGAGAGCTCAGGGCCTACCAGCTGATGGATGCCGTTCGCACAGCGGGTGATTTTCTCCTTGCGGACGCGGGAGCGTAGCTCGCGGTTTTTGCGGATCTTTTCTTCACACTTGTAGCCGCGTGGATGGTCCAGATGAAGCGTGATGGAGCGATGGCGTAGCTGGCGGGGCTTGATGCCCAGATTGACCAAGCGTTCGCCCATTTCGCGGTCTTGACCACCGTATTCGATTACCTCGTTGTGGCCGTTGACGTTCAGGATGTCCTTCTTCCAGCCTGAGGAGTTGCATCCGTTCCAAGTGGCTTTAGTGGGCGTAATGGCGTCTAGCATGATGGCCATGGCTCCTTTGGAGGAGATTTTGAGGTGCTGAGAAAGGCTGCGTAGACCGTTTTCGATGAGCCAGGATGATTTGAAGCATTGACCCATGGCGATATCAGCCAAGGAGATGCGCTCGCTGATTTCCATGCTCAGTTTGCAATAGCCAGCAGAGACAAAGTAGCCTGGCTTGGCTTTGGAAAGGTGAACGTCAATAAAATCTGGATGCGGGATGCAATCGCCATCTGTGAAGATCAGGTAGTCTGAGGGGGCGGCCTGAATGGCTTTGTTCAGGATGATGGATTTGCGGAAGCCTTTGTCCTCATGCCAGACGTGTTTTACGGGGATCTTGCTGGAGGCCGCGAAGCGTTTGATGACTTCGCGGGTTTCTTCTCCAGAGCCATCGTCGGCTATGACGATATCAAAGTTCTTGTTGCTCTGGTAAAGATAACCAGCGAGTGCTTTGGCGAGCCACTGAGGCTGGTTGTAGGTGCTGATGATGACGCTTGCTTTCATGTGCAAGCTGCATTGTCTAATGCTCCAGCTGATACAGATGAATGGAAGAATCGTGACAGCTATGCCGCATTAGTTTGATGCAGGCTTGCGTGGCTTGACACGAGGCTTTTTCCAGTAGGTGTGTAGCCAGAAGACATCGATCAAGTGCTCCCTGAAAATTTGTTCGTAGGAGGCAGTAATGGCGGCCACGATCTCCTCTGTGTCCTCAGAGCTGACTTCGACGGGGAAGAGTTTAATTTTCCACTTACCCGGTGTGTCGGAGTAGATGGCGGCCATGTAGAGCGGGCAGCCACTGCGCCGATGGAGAATGGCTGGAAGTTTGGAGCGGGCTGAACCTTCACCAAAGAACGGGCGCTCGTACTTGCGGCGTTTGCCTGCACGTTGATCGGCCAGAATACCCAGGTTGCCTCCCTTTTTGACAAACTGGCTGAGTGTAGTCATCGGAGTGCCTTTGGGGAACATGGTGCAGCCATGCTTTTCACGTTCTCCAGCCACATACTTGTTGGCCACCTTGTTATCGAGCGGGCGGTAGACGGCGCCGAACTCGGTGTTGTCAGGGGCTGCTGAAACGATGATTTTGGTAAGAATCTCCCAGTTTCCCATGTGGGCAAGGCAGACGATGGTGCCTCGCTTGCTCTCCATGTCTTGCATGTATTGGTCCGGTATTTCTATCTCC
The sequence above is drawn from the Rubritalea squalenifaciens DSM 18772 genome and encodes:
- a CDS encoding lysophospholipid acyltransferase family protein, giving the protein MLSRLTAIPIICAIWLVNLLFRLLPVSICWKIGECLGSLCCTIMPERRRVVRNNLRIVAKQHPEITVTETLVRQVFRRSIANLTCSLKTYGMTPEQLSKHVEIEIPDQYMQDMESKRGTIVCLAHMGNWEILTKIIVSAAPDNTEFGAVYRPLDNKVANKYVAGEREKHGCTMFPKGTPMTTLSQFVKKGGNLGILADQRAGKRRKYERPFFGEGSARSKLPAILHRRSGCPLYMAAIYSDTPGKWKIKLFPVEVSSEDTEEIVAAITASYEQIFREHLIDVFWLHTYWKKPRVKPRKPASN
- a CDS encoding glycosyltransferase, with amino-acid sequence MLTTLENTIALGSPVPIPIFRISMRLGIFLQHYFPYGGLQRDALRLAHAAKEAGDEPILAVSRWDGPRPDDIKIIVLNSGGGRNHQKAKLFAQDCQELYSKEKLDTAICFSRVPGTPFHFCGDPCYKERFTRTKPSWLAMLPRYRYLLETENSLFGDHAKTHIFYLAASEIPAYKKFYPLTKEHYTLLPPWLKKPETQELDKDSLKTKLLTELDLPSNANLLLFVGSDFKRKGLDIAIQALSKLPDTNSVLVACGQYDPTAYLKLAKELGVADRVRIPGPRDDIPAWMAATDLLVHPARQETAGMVLLEALTYRLPVVCTENCGYAQYVSEAGCQTVSQDCGVDELAKSIAQHLSSHEALQNSITHWLEAEDRYNTANIMLERMRESAR
- a CDS encoding lipopolysaccharide kinase InaA family protein — its product is MPDFESLNLPSCKSLCLSDCSPALRAYMTSLEKTWIAPGESLKQGSRSTVTRIDLEGISYVAKIYKKMPFHRRLRYALTRSRAFQSWETGHAMLEAGIPIARPLAIVEERPMGIPARAALLMENAVGEDLLSLVQRQALDSDQLKEIAAKLQVVFFTMEKKRITHGDFKATNIILDDTLSPTFIDNDAAILHQSQKSYQPAAEKDRKRFMANWQTHPEAQEAFRDVFGKTP
- the rfaP gene encoding lipopolysaccharide core heptose(I) kinase RfaP, coding for MIDLSPEMQRCFPEPGSFEKVLEAEGDVVRAKEGRRTFRFEFEGKGYFAKVHLGIGWGEVFKNLTQFRCPVVDASNEWKAVSLLESVGVETVSLVGKGARGANPAKRQSFVIMDELKEKVELEDFMKEYGGLTGSKRLKLKRTLVRQVADIGRRMHGAGMNHRDFYLCHFHIGERDWSTWTEDQKIRLPLLDLHRAQIRGKVPHRWLAKDLGALFYSAIDCGITDRDMVAFLRGYLGEQWKSELKKDAALWDSVVSRARGFYRKHRGKLPVLPGVFANLP
- a CDS encoding glycosyltransferase — protein: MASLLKSLEYTSHALRSYVLPSHIRTYAELSKRKGVLDGPLVVFDMVNTQIDNVMGRYLYHIVKDFHTQGYTPHYMANYRFLATVRKKRYKVKLLDMPFSTISSLKEIDRPFIYITDKLIHEQPALAERVIRISYKKRRPENTSEIPLPFFVHPEISTQEEFPPQVDDSKSRNTRIFFGGNTRVSSYGDSSVNQVYKVMNRVHVLETVKSFLPAKQQQMIRESFNELPPITFACVETQHFKIPFAHWLDTIMQADFFLACPGTRMPLCHNLVEALSCGSIPIIQYHKYLTPELIDGENCLTFHDEETLRQAIQRAVEMPETEVLKMRAAALRYYEDNLTEGQFAKRLLDTPSKQITLLLNAYRAPIL
- a CDS encoding glycosyltransferase family 2 protein; its protein translation is MKASVIISTYNQPQWLAKALAGYLYQSNKNFDIVIADDGSGEETREVIKRFAASSKIPVKHVWHEDKGFRKSIILNKAIQAAPSDYLIFTDGDCIPHPDFIDVHLSKAKPGYFVSAGYCKLSMEISERISLADIAMGQCFKSSWLIENGLRSLSQHLKISSKGAMAIMLDAITPTKATWNGCNSSGWKKDILNVNGHNEVIEYGGQDREMGERLVNLGIKPRQLRHRSITLHLDHPRGYKCEEKIRKNRELRSRVRKEKITRCANGIHQLVGPELS
- a CDS encoding polysaccharide pyruvyl transferase family protein, encoding MKPYVLILCANLKGNIGDYAILEAMGVSLAKLHPDHEVRFLYHGNKGIDPQRIEPFTNELLVPMDNAGAPPSYRRPRWFRLMYKLGLSQSLLQKTHASLIEKTADKLLQDEAFKSTLTGATAAYFAGGAQWGRGDLHLNMFAQLVATKKVGCKVYAYPFSLTKQTVDCIGEPAFANLTQQLETPIPVRDALSHKIIETSGTEAVSTCDIVWSMADHLSTLSLSDSSNSNKVGICVTRSGGARAPQVAQLIKTIKEAGLEPTVISTCEVEDRKLIAQIEELTGIKCIAPDSWKQAVQLLSEMRFVITNRLHCIIFSSLAGTAVIPIDNRAKTKAFVIDANLPCSVQELDKVSIEDIESFKDQTPLIKERIQAFKSKCLDDLASLLPRLRAKD
- a CDS encoding lipopolysaccharide kinase InaA family protein; the encoded protein is MTDEQELLGKGKLIHTNERNGAPLLLLDGVAVKFFPRRSPLVHLMRVACKGTKAHKQWNAASALRKIGLQTPEPVEVKVFGFQGDYEAAYLYRFLENAKPLHQALLDGDRPLLLSTLAEELALMAQSGFLFVDFHLGNVLVDELGKLWWIDPEMTFSAAEIRKKFWSRMERMHHKCDPGVLSDDEWSFFVRMLNEKLPEDLKRI
- a CDS encoding glycosyl transferase; the encoded protein is MKQILCMKWGTAYSAKDVNILYGMVSRNVSGEFRFYCFTDDESGIREEVTCLPLPELGCEIPKDVPGKWPKSALWGKELFGLEGVALFIDLDTVIVDNIDGYFEYGDPQDVITARNWLYFRKSAQTSVFRFPIGGHAYMLENLRADSVGISRKYRFEQNYVTHGVKGGVKFWPEDWTKHFRVHCMGTALTRYFRPPVVPRGAKMITFPGIPKPENAAQGKWKPHEPVRTPTEHLKWVGTQLLGGKKWRRHLSRYIQKADWVGEHWRA